One genomic segment of Theobroma cacao cultivar B97-61/B2 chromosome 6, Criollo_cocoa_genome_V2, whole genome shotgun sequence includes these proteins:
- the LOC18596382 gene encoding protein argonaute 2, with the protein MFMWFLAQAVGCLGVLVLLLLKFCQGKRKKSSSPANVVSGPVVPAMASPKISERVLPLSSSSSPETKQILLPVKRPDNGGTHAIKKLNLHVNHFPVKFDPKKIIWRYDVDVKPKVAPGDGHPVKLSKSNLYLIRRQMSLDIQVPLEMTVYDGKKSIFSAVVLPTGNFTVQLSESSYLVTLKLVSELRLSQLNDYLSGKVFVAPRDILQGINLVMKESMNCLSHGFHPKEFHRGDDLGHGIIVSREPKHSLKLTSQGLAFCLDYLVLPVRKSVPVIEYLGEQIDGFHIDKFGSFKDKIESDLTGLRVCTTHLDTNRTYLIAGLTSKDAQNISFPIGDQQVRLVDYFKEKYKEDIMYKNIPCLELEKKNGSHCVPMELCVLAEGQKYPKELLDRDAAKKLKDISLALPEVREKTIYNMVRAKDGPCCGEVVQNFGMEVGMNMTKVVGRVLSPPELNVGAPGGRKMKIKVDNEKCHWNLIRKCVFEGKQIDRWAVLDFSSATPNQPFIQKLTNRCNNLGIRMGEPLHYQMARMDNLNDKDLLHEMLEHIQYLSYEKGKGRLQFLLCVMSKQHPGYNFLKFISETKVGVMTQCCLSARANEAKDQYLANLALKINAKLGGLNVEIIEPLLHFKGEGHVMFVGADVNHPGFKDSTSPSIAAVVASMSWPVPNRYAAKIRPQDPRSEKIQDFGEMCLELIDSYVTLNKVKPAKIMIFRDGVSETQFDMVLNEELVGVKGAFQAMNYFPTITVIVAQKRHHTRFFLETKEDGGSSGNVPPGTVVDSTVVGPSGFHFHLFSQYSSMGTSKSTQYQVLWDEHRFSSDHIQQLIHSMCFTFALCTKPVYLIPPVYYADLAAYRGRLYQDALDRKSQASSRRSSSSSSLPASPSQPSAAAFSKSSYRVHPDLQNSMFFI; encoded by the exons ATGTTCATGTGGTTCCTAGCCCAGGCGGTCGGATGTCTTGGGGTGCTGGTCCTTCTTTTGCTCAAGTTCTGTCAAGGGAAACGCAAAAAATCTTCTTCTCCTGCAAATGTTGTTTCTG GTCCTGTTGTTCCTGCAATGGCATCGCCGAAAATTTCAGAGCGGGTGCTGCCTTTATCATCGTCGTCAAGTCCAGAAACAAAGCAAATACTTCTGCCTGTGAAACGACCTGATAATGGTGGCACACATGCCATTAAGAAGCTTAACCTTCATGTCAATCATTTTCCTGTTAAGTTTGATCCTAAGAAGATCATATGGCGCTATGATGTTGATGTTAAGCCGAAGGTGGCTCCTGGCGATGGACATCCAGTCAAATTATCAAAGTCGAACTTGTACTTGATAAGGAGACAGATGTCTTTGGATATACAGGTTCCTTTGGAAATGactgtttatgatggtaaaaaGAGCATCTTTAGTGCAGTAGTACTACCTACTGGAAATTTTACTGTGCAACTCTCGGAGTCTTCATATCTGGTGACACTAAAGCTTGTGAGTGAGCTCAGGCTTTCACAGTTGAATGATTATCTTAGTGGGAAAGTCTTTGTCGCTCCTCGTGATATATTACAAGGGATTAATTTGGTAATGAAGGAAAGTATGAACTGCTTGAGTCATGGTTTCCATCCTAAAGAATTTCATCGAGGAGATGACCTTGGGCATGGTATCATTGTCTCTAGAGAACCTAAACATAGTTTGAAGCTGACTTCTCAGGGTTTAGCCTTTTGTCTGGACTACTTAGTGTTGCCAGTTCGAAAGTCAGTGCCTGTTATTGAGTACCTGGGTGAGCAGATTGATGGCTTTCATATAGACAAGTTTGGAAGTTTCAAGGATAAAATTGAATCAGATTTGACGGGGTTGAGAGTTTGTACAACTCATCTTGACACCAACAGAACATATTTGATTGCTGGATTGACTTCTAAGGATgcacaaaatatttcttttcccaTAGGCGACCAACAAGTCAGACTTGTAGATTATTTCAAGGAGAAGTATAAGGAGGAtatcatgtacaaaaatattccCTGCTTGGAattggagaaaaaaaatggaagtCATTGTGTGCCCATGGAATTATGTGTCTTAGCTGAAGGACAGAAATATCCAAAGGAATTGCTAGATAGAGATGCTGCAAAGAAGTTGAAGGATATATCACTGGCCTTGCCAGAGGTTCGAGAGAAAACAATATATAATATGGTGCGGGCTAAAGATGGACCTTGCTG TGGAGAAGTTGTGCAAAATTTTGGAATGGAAGTGGGCATGAACATGACAAAAGTGGTAGGTCGTGTTCTTAGTCCACCTGAGTTGAATGTTGGTGCTCCTGGAGGCAGgaagatgaaaataaaagttgATAATGAGAAATGCCATTGGAACCTCATTCGTAAATGTGTGTTTGAAGGAAAACAAATTGATCGTTGGGCTGTGCTTGATTTCAGCTCTGCTACACCAAACCAACCCTTCATCCAAAAGCTTACAAATCGGTGCAATAATCTTGGGATCCGTATGGGGGAACCTCTCCATTATCAGATGGCTAGAATGGACAATTTAAATGACAAAGATTTGCTTCACGAGATGCTTGAGCACATTCAGTACCTATCTTatgaaaaagggaaagggCGTCTACAGTTTCTTCTTTGTGTGATGTCTAAACAGCATCCTGGTTACAATTtccttaaatttatttctgaGACGAAAGTTGGTGTAATGACTCAATGTTGTCTGTCTGCTAGAGCCAACGAAGCGAAAGACCAGTATCTTGCTAATCTTGCATTGAAGATTAATGCCAAGCTTGGAGGCCTCAATGTGGAGATCATTGAACCCCTCCTCCACTTTAAAGGGGAAGGCCATGTTATGTTTGTGGGTGCTGATGTCAATCATCCTGGTTTTAAGGACTCAACAAGTCCATCAATTGCAGCTGTTGTAGCTTCTATGAGCTGGCCTGTTCCTAATCGCTATGCAGCGAAAATTCGCCCACAAGATCCAAGGTCAGAGAAGATTCAGGACTTTGGGGAGATGTGTTTGGAGCTTATTGACTCTTATGTTACTTTAAATAAAGTCAAGCCAGCCAAAATCATGATATTTCGTGATGGCGTCAGTGAAACCCAGTTTGATATGGTTCTTAATGAGGAGCTAGTTGGTGTCAAGGGAGCCTTTCAAGCAATGAATTACTTCCCAACCATCACAGTTATTGTAGCCCAGAAAAGACACCACACTCGTTTCTTTCTAGAGACCAAGGAAGATGGAGGTTCCTCTGGTAATGTGCCTCCAGGAACAGTTGTTGACTCAACTGTTGTTGGTCCTTCTGGGTTTCATTTCCATCTTTTTAGTCAGTATAGTAGCATGGGGACAAGCAAGTCAACACAATACCAGGTCCTCTGGGATGAGCATAGGTTTAGCAGTGACCACATCCAGCAGCTTATACATAGCATGTGCTTCACATTTGCTCTGTGCACCAAGCCTGTCTACTTGATCCCACCAGTGTACTATGCTGACCTTGCTGCTTATAGAGGTCGGCTTTACCAGGATGCATTGGACAGGAAGTCTCAAGCTTCATCAAGAAgatcatcttcatcttcatctctTCCAGCATCACCATCACAACCATCAGCAGCTGCATTTAGTAAGAGCTCCTACAGGGTTCATCCTGACCTGCAAAATTCAATGTTTTTCATCTGA
- the LOC18596380 gene encoding putative E3 ubiquitin-protein ligase LIN-1, with protein sequence MASSLQELLTEEGFERGKSLKNPREVRLRNKSRAPDESVALPIYICHDRKSLEKSKDEAEKTVIRNGSSVFSSRRLSNSDRSKSKSLIKDGPSNRDEPPIDDVAIRAVISILGGYIGRYIKDESFREMIKEKCNSCLVRRKNGSDNGIFVNMELGIESIDKLVEDRGNKKELRMKSLRNSIRLLSIVASLNSKKSRNSSTCGVPNSHLSACAQLYLSIVYKLEKTDRISARHLLQVFCDSAFLARTHLLPDLWEHFFLPHLLHLKVWYHKELEFLSNLEYGEKEKRMKALSELYNDQIDMGTVKFAMYYKEWLKIGAKAPAVPTVPLPTSPSYRSSDSYASHSSINKNLYRAVFGATTERQSMELDHRIRASMDICRLEEEENECTDDEYYNGCNYVHNKTKTRRRSSTRTPKTESWTETRKSDHFRLFTCQTGPTECLVNGKSVVRNNSMKKEEEVHLPLSDLSKAIATICSSDSLSDCEIAIRVMTKAWLESHADPTVETALAKAPVIEGILEVLFASSDDEILELAISILAEFVARNEVNRQMILNSDPQLEIFLRLLRNSSLFLKAAVLLYLLKPKAKQMISTEWVPLVLRVLELGEQLQTLFTVRCSPQVAAFYFLDQLLTGFNEDRNLENATQVVSLGGLSLLIRNFEIGGVLERNNAALIISCCIRADGSCRNYLADKLNKASLIELIVANRNDSNGTVVALLAELLCLNRRTQITKFLNDLLNGWRGLNTTHILLACLQRALPEERPLVAAILLQLDLLGDPLRCSVYREEAVEAIIEALDCEKCNEKIQEQSARALMMLGGRFSCMGEATTENWLLQQAGFHEKLEDSFHSKEIVDDILNEEEEAIVHWQRKAAIALLNSGNKRFLASLSNSMAKGIPSLARASLLTVAWMSSFLHSVRDKDFQSMACSILVPQLLESSNNNQALEERVLASFSLQRLIKSSEYTSIISSLDETLVNPLSNP encoded by the exons ATGGCTTCTTCTTTACAAGAATTGCTGACGGAAGAAGGATTTGAGAGAGGGAAGTCATTGAAAAATCCTAGAGAAGTCAGGCTTAGAAACAAAAGTAGAGCACCAGATGAGTCCGTAGCACTGCCGATATACATCTGCCATGATCGAAAAAGCTTGGAAAAATCCAAGGACGAGGCTGAGAAGACTGTTATCCGAAATGGGTCCTCAGTGTTTTCATCTAGGAGGTTGTCGAATTCAGATAGATCAAAATCTAAATCATTGATAAAAGATGGTCCTTCAAATAGAGATGAGCCTCCAATCGATGACGTTGCCATTCGAGCTGTAATATCTATACTTGGTGGCTACATTGGTAGGTATATTAAAGATGAGAGTTTTCGTGAGATGATCAAAGAAAAGTGCAACTCTTGCTTAGTGAGGAGAAAGAATGGTTCGGATAATGGGATTTTTGTGAATATGGAACTCGGTATTGAGAGCATAGACAAGTTAGTGGAGGATCGAGGGAACAAAAAGGAACTTAGAATGAAATCATTGAGGAATTCGATTCGGCTTTTGAGCATCGTTGCTTCCTTGAATTCTAAGAAATCAAGGAATAGTTCAACTTGCGGAGTTCCCAATTCTCATCTCTCAGCATGTGCTCAGTTATACTTATCTATAGTTTACAAGCTCGAGAAGACTGATAGGATTTCCGCCAGGCATTTGCTTCAAGTTTTTTGTGATTCAGCCTTTCTCGCTAGAACCCACCTGCTTCCTGATCTATGGGAGCACTTTTTCCTTCCCCATCTTCTTCACCTTAAAGTTTGGTACCACAAAGAACTTGAATTTCTCTCCAACTTGGAATATGgtgagaaagagaagagaatGAAAGCTTTAAGCGAGCTCTACAATGACCAAATCGATATGGGAACAGTTAAGTTTGCTATGTACTATAAAGAGTGGCTAAAAATTGGGGCCAAAGCCCCGGCAGTTCCTACAGTGCCATTGCCAACAAGTCCCAGTTATAGATCATCTGATTCTTATGCTTCACATTCTTCTATCAACAAAAACCT GTATCGAGCTGTGTTTGGTGCCACAACTGAGCGGCAATCCATGGAGCTTGATCATCGAATCAGAGCATCAATGGATATATGTCGACTcgaggaagaagaaaatgaatgtACAGATGATGAATACTACAACGGTTGCAATTATGTTCAT AACAAGACGAAGACACGTAGAAGGTCATCAACTAGAACTCCTAAAACTGAATCATGGACTGAGACACGGAAATCAGACCATTTTCGGCTGTTTACCTGCCAAACTGGGCCAACAGAATGCTTGGTAAATGGCAAAAGTGTTGTCAGAAATAATTCAATGAAAAAGGAGGAAGAGGTCCATCTTCCTTTGAGTGATCTAAGTAAAGCCATTGCTACTATTTGCTCTTCAGATAGTCTAAGTGACTGTGAAATTGCAATCCGGGTAATGACCAAAGCATGGTTGGAGTCACATGCTGATCCTACCGTAGAAACTGCATTAGCAAAGGCACCTGTTATCGAGGGAATCCTTGAGGTTTTGTTTGCTTCCAGTGATGACGAAATTCTAGAATTAGCAATATCAATTTTGGCAGAATTTGTAGCTAGGAATGAGGTGAATCGGCAGATGATACTTAACTCAGATCCACAGCTCGAGATCTTCTTAAGACTATTAAGAAATAGTAGTCTATTTTTAAAGGCTGCTGTGCTGCTTTACTTGTTAAAGCCAAAGGCAAAACAGATGATATCGACTGAGTGGGTTCCTCTAGTTCTTAGAGTTTTAGAGTTGGGAGAGCAGTTGCAGACTCTATTTACAGTGAGGTGCAGCCCTCAAGTCGCAGCATTTTACTTCCTAGACCAACTTTTAACGGGTTTTAATGAAGATAGGAACTTAGAGAATGCTACTCAAGTAGTTTCGCTTGGGGGACTGAGCCTCctgataagaaattttgagatAGGCGGTGTACTTGAGAGGAATAATGCCGCCTTGATCATATCCTGCTGCATTCGAGCTGATGGAAGCTGTCGAAACTACTTAGCTGATAAATTGAACAAGGCATCTCTAATTGAACTTATTGTTGCGAACCGCAATGATTCTAATGGTACTGTTGTTGCCTTACTAGCTGAGCTACTCTGCCTAAACAG AAGAACACAGATAACAAAATTCTTAAATGATCTGCTGAATGGATGGAGAGGCTTGAATACCACGCACATCTTATTAGCATGCCTGCAGAGAGCTCTACCAGAAGAACGGCCCCTGGTTGCAGCCATCTTATTACAGCTGGACCTTCtg GGAGATCCTTTGAGGTGCAGTGTCTACAGAGAAGAAGCAGTGGAGGCAATTATAGAAGCTTTAGATTGTGAAAAATGTAATGAAAAGATTCAAGAACAATCCGCTAGAGCTCTCATGATGCTGGGAGGCCGTTTTTCTTGCATGGGAGAGGCAACAACAGAAAATTGGCTTTTGCAACAAGCAGGCTTTCATGAAAAGTTAGAGGATTCATTTCACAGTAAGGAAATAGTTGATGACATCTTG AATGAAGAGGAGGAAGCAATAGTACATTGGCAAAGAAAAGCAGCAATTGCTTTGCTAAACAGTGGCAACAAGAGATTCTTGGCCTCTCTTTCAAATTCTATGGCCAAGGGCATTCCTAGTTTAGCACGAGCTAGCCTCTTAACTGTTGCCTGGATGAGTAGCTTTCTCCATTCAGTTAGAGATAAAGATTTCCAGTCCATGGCATGCTCAATACTTGTGCCACAGTTGCTAGAATCCTCAAATAACAACCAAGCACTTGAGGAAAGGGTGCTTGCTtctttctcattgcagcgactCATAAAGAGTTCAG AATATACCTCTATAATTTCGTCACTGGATGAAACGTTGGTGAACCCTCTTAGCAATCCTTAA